CGACATCTGTAAATTACGGGGATCTTTTGGCTCGAAATTTTAAAGATATCTCCCCTCGTAAATTCAATATGCCTTTGCTCATCTGGTTTTTTGCGAAAATGTATTTTGGTTTCTGGAAACCCAGGATAACAATACTTGGGAGTGAGTTTGCGGGGCAAATTGAAGCAACAGGAAAAGACGTTAACCTGTTTAAGAAAGGCGACCAGGTTTTTGGATACCTCGGTCAAAACATGGGTGCTTACGCCGAGTATCTATGTATGCCTGAAGACGGGTGTGTGGCATTAAAACCCGCCAATATGACATATGAGGAAGCCGCCATCGTTCCTTATGGGGCAATAATGGCATTGAATTTGCTTAGAAAAATGAATATCCAGTCAGGACAAAAGATTTTGATCAATGGAGCCAGCGGGGGGATAGGTTCAGCCGCTGTCCAGATTGCAAAATATTATGGGGCAGAAGTTACCGGGGTATGCAGTACCCCGAGATTGGAATTTGTAATATCTCTGGGAGCGAATAAGGTTATTGATTACGCTAAAGAAGATTTTACCCAAAGCCGTGAGACCTATGATCTTATTTTTGACATATTAGGCAAGAGTTCGTTTTCAGGCTGTAAAAACTCGCTGAAGCAAAACGGACGCTA
This is a stretch of genomic DNA from Candidatus Methanoperedens sp.. It encodes these proteins:
- a CDS encoding NAD(P)-dependent alcohol dehydrogenase codes for the protein MKAIVCTEYGPPEVLQVKEVEKPAPKDNEVLIKVYATSVNYGDLLARNFKDISPRKFNMPLLIWFFAKMYFGFWKPRITILGSEFAGQIEATGKDVNLFKKGDQVFGYLGQNMGAYAEYLCMPEDGCVALKPANMTYEEAAIVPYGAIMALNLLRKMNIQSGQKILINGASGGIGSAAVQIAKYYGAEVTGVCSTPRLEFVISLGANKVIDYAKEDFTQSRETYDLIFDILGKSSFSGCKNSLKQNGRYLLASFKMKQLFQMLWTSITGGKKVICAIAPGSREDLNSVKELIEAGKIKSVIDRRYSLEQTAEAHRYVDSGRKNGNVIITVKYNNKI